The following DNA comes from Heliangelus exortis chromosome 2, bHelExo1.hap1, whole genome shotgun sequence.
cagacacacagacagacacgGAcggacacagacagacacacagacacacagacagacacgGACGGACACAGACAGACACGGACGGACACAGACAGACACGGacggacacacacacacggacggacacacacacacggacGGACACAGACAGACACGGACGGACGGACACACACGGACGGACGGACACACACGGACGGACGGACACACACGGACGGACGGACACACACGGACGGACGGACACACACGGACGGACGGACACACACGGACGGACGGACACACACGGACGGACGGACACACACGGACGGACGGACACACACGGACGGACGGACACACACGGACGGACGGACAcacagggacagacagacacactCACACAGACAGGGCGCATACCCAAACACGGCACACACCCTCCCGCACGCAGCCGCAGTTCCGCACCCAGACGCACACCCGCGCACCCACCCCACGCAGACACTCACCGCCCGTACCCCCAAACCACCGTACGCCCCAGGGTGGCTGCAGCACCCACCCGCCTATGGGCCAGCGGCACCCGGTCCCGCAGCCTCTCGCCTCCGAGGCTCCACGCGGCGCGGTGACAGCCGGGGCCGCCGTGGGGATTCAGGCCCAGGCGGCTGCATCTCCCGAGGGCAGAGGGCCTCCCCCGGCTGGGCTCACCGCACAGCCCGGATCGTCCGTGCTCCCCCCGCggccgccccgccgctcccccttccctcccgaGGCGCCGGGCAGCGCACTGGGGCGGAGGGCTTAGGGGCCAGGCCCCTCGGGCCGGCACTCACCGTCCCGATGCAGTCTGTGAGGCTGGGAGGAGGCGCCTTCGGCTTCGCTTTGCCGAATAAGCGATTCATGGCGGCGGTGTCTCGGTGTCTCTGTCTTTTCCCCCGGTCCCGGTACCAGCAATCCCCGCCGTCCCGGAAGCACAGGGCCGGTAGCGGCACAGGCGGAAGCACTTACGGAGGGAACCGCCCCCCCGGCTATGGCGCTGCCGCCCCCCCGCCTGTTAAAGGGACCCGGAGCTCTCCCGGAGGCGGGCATGAGAAGCGAAAACAATGCACCTTCTATTTGCTTtatggtatttatttttttatatttttttttttctgtaagaagaCGTTTTTCTGTGCAGACGTTACTGAGGCCCCAGCATGTCTTTGGGCTTCACCCACTGGTCAAACTGGTCGGAGGTGAGGAAGCCCAGCTTCACCGCCGCCTCTTTCAGCGTCGTCCCTTCCTTGTGCGCTGTTTTGGCGATCTTGGCCGCTTTGTCATATCCTGTAGCCAAACACAGGGAACAGGTTGGCCACTGGCAGTTTCGGAGTATTTGTCAGAGGTGAGGGAAAAGGGGGACACTTTGCCTCTGGAGAATTAATTTGGCCAGGTATGGCTACCACGGCAGAACTCCCAGTAGCAGCATGTGCACAAACTCTTCAACCAACTCCTTATTTAAAGTAAATACTCCTGATCTCAATGCATTTGGCTCAAAGTTTTATGTGAATTTTTCCCTTGCAATCTTTCGTATTCCCAGACAAATCGGGAGAAGTACACCAACTGCcccactgtctttttttttttttttttttgactcatcagaattatttttataattctcTAGCATGGCTATTGCAGGGAGGACACATCTTTTTTCAATAATAGTAACTGGCATCACCAAAGCAAATTAACTATTGGCCTGAATCCATTACTTGGTCTCCTAAACATGGTGACAAATCAAACACTGTGTGCGAACTAATGGTACCACAAAAGATTTCAGTATAATGTTCTGAGAAGCTTCTGAGCCACAAACTTACCTATATGTGGGTTAAGTGCTGTCACCAACATGAGAGATTCACTCATTAGTTTGTTGATCCTGTCTGTATTGGCCTGGATTCCAACTATACAGTTGTCAgtgaaagaaacacaaacatcTCCAAGAAGTCTTGCAGAGTTTAAGACATTTTTAatctaaggggaaaaaaaaaaaaaaagacatggcAACTATTATTTAGACAATAATAGCTGCACAGTCTGCAACATCATTTGTTTGTAACCAGTGCTACCTCCCCACCCCACACAATGTCCACTTCTTTTAACAGGCTGGTTGTATAAAGGAGCAGGGTAAATAACACACCCTCCTCCTTCTGCAGGGTAAGCTCAGACACTCACTCCTGTTCAAAAGAATCTGTGAGAAGCATTCGATAGCAAAAGAACTCTTGCTTAAAGAAGTTCACAGTATGTATAAGCATTTTGTTAGAAAAGTTCACaaataagcaaattaaaatacattaaggCAATTGATTCATTGCCATTTTCTCCTTTAGGTACCAATCAAGAGAACACATCCAAAAATATAAAGTATAAATAATCTCTGgcattatttctctttctttctctactTTCACAATCCACAACATGCaactcttttttattttttctgcgAGGCCtataaaattttttcttctgataggTACAACTCTTGCTGTTCaataggattatttttttcaattttctttcaaaagcaggTGCCGTGTGCTTAGAAAAAGTTTGTTcagatggaggggaaaaaacattaCCCTAAAGACACAGCAAGGAACAGacaaatactgattttattacaagatttctgtttttttctgatcgTTTCTTCCTAGCACAATAAAGTGTATCAGTCAGTATAGGGTGcgtaaaaaaaataacatataaCAAAACTACTTCCTTTATACTTCTTACTTCTAACAAGAcgaaaaaaaatctcaaaaactttctttttattgctatttAATATTAGGATCTTTTCTGCAAGTCCTAAACTATCAACCCTAAACTAAAGTCTATACTATTCCTTCAGTATCTTACAGATAGTATGTGTCTTTGTATATCACACTCAAGCTGTAGAAAGCAggcataattttaaatactgaagCCTAAGACTAACCATTTACAATTTTACATGActcactcaaaaaaacccaaaaaaccataATCCTTTAATATTCAGCAGTAACAGAAATCATTAAcagttactaaaaaaaaaaaaatcttcatgtttAGCTGAAGTACCTCATTGTCTGATTCAGTTTTGGACACACTGAAGTGTTCCTCTATCCCTGCTTCCTTAGACTGATGATAAGTGTACATTTTTAAGACAGAAGCTTATCTGCATTAGATAATGTTATGTAAAAACCACTGCCAGTTCCCTGCCACTGCCTGTCAAAATAACAGGCTTACCACAGAAAAGATCAAAATATGGTCTCACATTTTTATCAGCTTCTCTGGTGCTTGTATTGACCAATTATacactggtattttttttcccaagttccCTGATTGTACAAATGATGACTTTACAAGCCCTacatatttaaaactttttgaaCTTACCATCATGGGCTTAAAAACATTCAGCTCAAAGTGTCCATTACTGCCTCCCACAGTAACAGCAACATGGTTTCCCATAACTTGGGCTGCCACCATGGTTACAGCTTCACACTGGGTCGGGTTCACTTTTCCTGGTTGtagaagggagagaaaaaggttatcaaaagagaaagaaagaaaaaaaaataaaaatcagtagttCCCTCATTTACTAAATCATATTCAACATGTTGTACATTTTCTGTGcaccacagaaaacaatttccACAAATGGTATTAAATTGACTGTAGTATATCAGGAATTCCCAAGGCTTTGAGAGCTGGAGCAAGTCTGCATGAGCCCAGGTGTTAATTACCACAGTTCTTAATACAAGAGTTTACAACCAGTCTTTATTCATGTAAGATTGGTAAATAATTACCAAATCTCAGTCAATTTAAGTATAACTATTTTTTTAGGATTactttgtattaaaattaagTCACTCTTGTTTACTTtagtcaggagaaaaaaaacaaacaaatgaatcGCAGTGGCAAGAAAGTTTTATGGTTGCTTTAATTTCTAGAAGTAATCTTAAGAACATTCACTGTCTGCTTCTTTGAAAGCCAGATATGTTTGTGACCAACTTCTTATATCATTTATTatacatgaaattaaaatagttttggatgtataattttcaaatgcacgtgttttttttcagagagagaCAAGCAATGATTACTAGAAGGGAATATACAAGTACATAATGCTAATTATGCTAAGAAGTAAAAACAGAAGTCAATTTACATCATAATATTGCTACAATTCATGGATTATATCATTCAAAGCTTGCTTCAGAAAGTCTTTACACAAAAATTTTAGAGATCCTGCCATTATAAAGGGAGGTTTTGAGATGTATGCTTGTATTAATGAAGTCATATCATATATTTACAGATATTACTCCATCAGATATGCCAAACAACAGCTGTGCAAGCATTTTTATGAACACAAAATTTTGATAAGATATggcagaagataaaaaataacagaagtgtTGAATCGTGGACTTACTGACATTTGGTTGGGAAATATCTGTTAAGTTAGTGgcacaaaacaaaagaaagaggcaatttctctctggatttttttctccgTACCTGGCATGATGCTGCTTCCTGGTTCATTTTCAGGCAGAATGAGTTCTCCCAGTCCTGAGCGTGGTCCAGAACCCAGGAAACGAATATCATTGGCTATTTTCATCAGACTACATGCCACTGTGTTCATAGCTCCACTGAGTTCAACCAGAGCATCATGAGCTGCAAGAGCTTCAAACTTATTTGGAGCAGTGACGAAAGGCAAACCTAGAGGCAGGCAGGGGAATATCAAACCTGTGAGGCACGTGCATAAACCAGGTAATCCAGCAGATAATTAgcatagaaagaaaatatattagtAACACTGTAAGACCATGTTTTCCCTAGATCATGCCTCACAAATCTATTTCTTTAACAGATTCAATACAAAAGACACAATAAAAAACACCAAATGCAGAAGAGTATGAAATTTGAGCTcctccacaaaaaaaataaaggtatgaATTTCAAGCTTCACTACTCTGTTGCATACTAAGCATCACTTCGCACCACAGTACCTTGTGAATGTCTAGAATCTCTTAGCAGTTATCCCAAACTTACatatttcttccctgaaaagcAAATTAGATTCTTCAGATTGTCAAATGCTGGGCTGCTTTCTTCTAGTTATGAAAACCAAGTATTTTGCAGGACAGTGAAGACATTAGGATGCACATAAAGCAATCACAATGGAATGAgctccttaaagaaaaaagatgcatCCCAGTCTCAGAACTGCAAATCAGAGAGAATACATGAAAGATGATTCAGATTTAGGGGGATGCCTGAAATTGCTgccaaaagcaaaagcacaggaGCAGTGGAAGCAACAGctggttttattatttaaatgcCTGAGATTTGAGGCTAGGTTCcataatgaaaaacatttcttcagatttttgcCCTTGAAGAAAAGTCTCAGCAGAACTTTACCAGTGTAATAGACATCCCTAAGGATGTGTGCAGGGATGCTGGCTTCTGTCCCACAGAACCACTGGTCTGAGCTTACCTTGCCAGTTTAAACAAGAGTAGCATAACACCATTTGCTAGAGAAACAGCAGGATTTCTACTGTGTTTTGCAGTTCCTGCCAAACATCAAATTCCACTTAGTATGCATGGCCTTCTCAACCACCTAGCTACATCCTCAATTGCAGAGATCATTCCAAACTTTCCATTTTCCCTTTGCCAATGAACAACCCCCCATAAGAATGCATGAAACCTCAAGAGTCTGTCCCACTtgttttagaatcatagaaccctCTCACACAGTACAAATAACAAGTATTAAGGTGGGAGAGGTTCCTAACATCAATGGGTCCTTCAAGTGCCAAAATACAAaccctgagcagctgctgtttaTGACAAATTCCTTGTGCCCTGGGAGGAAAGATGTAGGTTTTGACCCTCTGCAAGGCAGTGAATAGTAAGTCCATTAAACCAAAAATATGATTGATAAGCAGTTTCAGATTTtacaatatttaaataaaagatgtACGCATCATTTTGAtggcactttaaaaaaatgataaCTTGACAGGAAACAGGAGGCAGTAACGAGACAAAGTTCAAAGACCTAAATGTTTCTCTGAATTCAGTTTTACAATCCATAAAGACAGCATAAAAAAATCAGCTACCTTTTAATCTTTCACTTATAAAAACATAGGTGGCTTTGAgagagtttttttccttttttttggtgcCAAGTCACTGCAGATTAAGAGAGCCAGAGGAATAGAGATCAAGACAGAAGCATTATGACTGGGCTAATAATAGAAGCCTGAAACTGTATCTATCTCCAGCAAGCCTTACTCAGAAAAACACTGTAATTTCAGTCACTTTCAGAGCACTCAGtgtaattataaaaatacaatgcatgaaaaaaaaccaagtatAAGGCACTCAACCTAGTGGCATGAACAGAAAGTCTTCtgttaaaatacaaatacaatttGAGCTTATGAGACATATAGAAACTGAGAGCTTTAGTTTGAATTTGACTGTATGTTCTATATACTGCTTTAATGATAACTCTGAAATACCATTTCTCACCTGTCAGTTCAGCCACTTTAGCAGCAACTTTCTCAGCAAAACCAATTCTTGTGTTTAATCCTGTACCAACTGCAGTCCCACCAGCTGCCAGCTGATACACTCTTGGCATGGTTGACTCAATTCTGGCCACACCATACTTAATTTGTTGCACATAGCCACtaaattcctttgaaaaaaagaaggataaaCAAATAAGgacaacaaccaaaaccaagcatCTAGAATTATTTAGATTTTAACATGACTGggttaatttatttaaaaaacctgAAGGCCCTGAACGCCACACAGATGCTAAATCTTCCACATTTTCACTAATAGATAGAAATCTACATGTACCAGAAGACTGCTCTCACAGTATGAACAATTACACACAAAAACAACCtacatatataaaaaagtaTTCACAATGCATCTTGCTCTTGCTTTTATCTCTGATCCTTTAGCAGGTATGAATCCAAGGTAAATCTGCTCCCAGATTAAATTTATGTTCTCAAGGTACAACTACAGGACCAGAGCCTGAGgttttttcacttaattttaCTTAGTAAAAAACGCACCTATGCATTGTTgggaaaaccccaaaatttacaaggatttttataatttcagtTAAAGTTAATTCATTGCCAAATGAATTTATTATCAGCCATTCCAGCAAACATTTGCTATCTTATACATTTATAGGATCATAAAGatttaaattcaaaatactTGGTAGCTTTGTGTGTTGACAAAACATCATTTATATAAGTTTAGAGATTACAGACTAAATACCTTCTTCCTTCCAGCGTCAGTGTTATACTAATATCATGTGTTATTTGGTAACAACATACTTCAAACATCATTTATATCTCACTATTGTTAGAAGCAAAACACACAtggaaataattaagaaaatttaCAATACAACAAAGTACATTATTTAGCAAATGccaataaagataaaaaaactCCTGAGATTCACCCAGCTTTCTATTATTTCTCTTAAGCAATCAACTTAATTTAGGCCTCCTCAACATTGCCCAGTTTCCCCCAAGATATTTACAAGAATTTTCTAAACAagtgcatatatttttttttacctgtccAAGAGTAAGTGGAACAGCATCTTGTGTATGAGTACGCCCTATTTTTATAATTTGGGAAAACTCTTTGGATTTCCCTTCAAGTGCATTCTGTAGCTTCTTCAGGCCTGGTAACAACACTTCATTaacctcctgggcagcagcaatATGCATTGCTGTGGGGAAAGTGTCATTTGAACTCTGTGAAGGAAGTTAAAGAAATTTATTTACAAGCTTTTCTCACCACTGTTGCTGTAAGATGTACACATATGGCtttattctctttattttataaacaagaagaaattaagCATTTGCAATTAAGGAGGATTCCACAAGTCAATGTGTAGAAATACTAAAGTTGTCCAAACTCCAGTCCACCATCTTATTGGTAAAGTCAACCTTTTATAATTGTACTTACAGAAAGTAAACCATGAGTTCACAACAcagggacaaaaagaaaaaaaagaattgctttGGCAACATTAAATCCACAGTTCTCAGGATTCTCAGTATGCTCAAAAGATAATGAAGGGATAAAACTGAGTCAGTGGCCAAAAATTCAGCTAATCTGAAGAAAACATTATGAATGAAGCATGAAGCATAGTAAAAATGtctatttggagaaaaaaaatgaaatgcatatTTCATTCACCCATCACAGGAATTCAGACATCTTATTACTCTTTCTGCATGCATAAAGTAATGCAGTAATGAGTTAACAAGTATCCAACCTTTGGAAACTGGATCTGTACACAACTTCTTTAAGACTGTTTGCAGTAACAGTGGTTGTGACAAGGCCACCTCTTCTAACTACATCACGTGTGAATTTATA
Coding sequences within:
- the FH gene encoding fumarate hydratase, mitochondrial, which translates into the protein MFPPAAATMHRTLRLCRRLSCSLGLSAPLPSPRARWGPPRAAMATQEAFRIEYDTFGELKVPSDKYYGAQTVRSTMNFKIGGVSERMPVQVIRAFGILKRAAAEVNQDYGLDPKIANAIVKAANEVAEGKLNDHFPLVVWQTGSGTQTNMNVNEVISNRAIEIMGGKLGSKTPVHPNDHVNKSQSSNDTFPTAMHIAAAQEVNEVLLPGLKKLQNALEGKSKEFSQIIKIGRTHTQDAVPLTLGQEFSGYVQQIKYGVARIESTMPRVYQLAAGGTAVGTGLNTRIGFAEKVAAKVAELTGLPFVTAPNKFEALAAHDALVELSGAMNTVACSLMKIANDIRFLGSGPRSGLGELILPENEPGSSIMPGKVNPTQCEAVTMVAAQVMGNHVAVTVGGSNGHFELNVFKPMMIKNVLNSARLLGDVCVSFTDNCIVGIQANTDRINKLMSESLMLVTALNPHIGYDKAAKIAKTAHKEGTTLKEAAVKLGFLTSDQFDQWVKPKDMLGPQ